A single region of the Polyodon spathula isolate WHYD16114869_AA chromosome 40, ASM1765450v1, whole genome shotgun sequence genome encodes:
- the zgc:85932 gene encoding calpain-1 catalytic subunit isoform X1 has protein sequence MQAGGVSKVSGVRTHPILAQQNSGPKPTKPGPATELFVDPNFPLGVLDPRGEITWKRPKELCASPQFIMDGVSRTDICQGRLGDCWFLSAVSSLTLHQSLMNQVIPEGQGFGSGYTGRFTFKFWQYGHWQEVEIDDFLPTVKGELIFLHSREKGEFWSPLLEKAYAKLKGGYHALHLGFPHEALVDMTGGVTEEFHTGALPRDTARFLRQLLDKGSLINCANVGGPLEQRNGKGILFKHAYSVTGVAQVQAGGARVDLIRVRNPWGHTEWTGAWSDQDGAEWSQVSTAEQNRVQRVQLEDGEFWMSVSDFHENFTTVEVCHLSNSSLSESGSALQLWQCALHQGTWVRGISAGGPPQGTGTGALYWLNPQFRLTLLEEDDDPNDPALTCSFLVALMQKNCRQQGAYLSIALHLYQVSPEQTYLSPIDLLKVRPVLYTPAYSAQREVVIRGRLAPGHYIIIPSTASANQEGEFILRVYTEKGNGATPADKAVTDSHKADPAPSASSPLPSLDAVQDLFKQHAKPGGVCGAAELQAVLKGAVRCGALANSAEGFCLERCKSIVSLMDTRGFGRLEWAEFCDLWVKFSRWTVIFVHFDKNQSESLDYPEIIPALQGAGLQVDDFVLQLIGLRYTDPDRTVSYPAFLCFMLKLDTMIRRFQTLDQLGSGSVSLNYRQWLHMTMYN, from the exons ATGCAg GCTGGTGGCGTTAGCAAGGTGTCCGGGGTCCGAACGCACCCTATCTTAGCTCAGCAGAATTCGGGTCCGAAACCAACCAAACCTGGACCAGCGACCGAACTGTTTGTGGACCCGAACTTCCCGCTCGGAGTGCTGGACCCCAGGGGTGAAATCACATGGAAACGACCAAAG gagcTCTGTGCCTCTCCCCAGTTCATCATGGATGGAGTGTCCCGGACTGACATCTGCCAGGGCAGACTGG GTGATTGCTGGTTCCTCTCCGCGGTCTCCTCCCTGACTCTTCACCAGTCCCTCATGAATCAGGTCATTCCGGAGGGACAGGGCTTTGGCAGCGGCTACACTGGCAGGTTCACCTTCAAG TTCTGGCAGTACGGGCACTGGCAGGAAGTGGAGATCGATGACTTCCTGCCCACAGTGAAGGGGGAGCTGATCTTCCTGCACTCCCGGGAGAAGGGCGAGTTCTGGAGCCCCCTGCTGGAGAAAGCGTACGCCAA gtTGAAAGGTGGCTACCACGCTCTGCACCTGGGCTTCCCTCACGAGGCACTGGTGGACATGACTGGTGGCGTGACAGAGGAGTTCCACACGGGGGCGCTGCCGAGAGACACAGCACGCTTCCTGAGGCAGCTCCTCGACAAAGGCTCCCTCATCAACTGTGCCAACGTCGGG GGTCCCCTGGAGCAGAGGAATGGGAAGGGCATCCTGTTCAAGCACGCCTACTCAGTGACGGGCGTGGCACAG GTGCAGGCGGGGGGCGCGCGGGTGGACCTGATTCGGGTTCGGAACCCCTGGGGTCACACGGAGTGGACAGGGGCCTGGAGCGATCAGGATGG tGCGGAGTGGTCTCAGGTCAGCACAGCTGAACAGAACCGGGTCCAGAGAGTCCAACTGGAGGATGGGGAGTTCTG gatGTCTGTGTCTGATTTCCATGAGAATTTCACCACAGTGGAGGTGTGTCACCTGAGCAATAGCAGCCTGTCTGAATCGGGTTCCGCCCTGCAGCTCTGGCAATGTGCCCTGCACCAGGGGACCTGGGTCCGGGGCATCTCCGCTGGGGGGCCCCCACAGGGCACAGGTACGGGAG CTCTGTACTGGTTGAACCCGCAGTTCCGACTGACCCTGCTGGAGGAGGACGATGATCCCAACGACCCCGCCCTGACCTGTAGCTTCCTGGTTGCTCTGATGCAGAAAAACTGCCGACAGCAGGGAGCTTACCTGAGCATCGCACTGCACCTGTACCAG GTGAGTCCGGAGCAGACGTACCTGTCCCCCATTGACCTCCTCAAAGTCCGCCCTGTCCTCTACACCCCGGCCTACTCTGCGCAGAGGGAGGTGGTGATTCGCGGTCGCCTGGCACCGGGGCATTACATCATCATCCCGTCCACCGCCTCGGCCAATCAGGAGGGAGAGTTCATCCTGCGCGTCTACACTGAGAAGGGCAACGGAGCAAC ACCTGCAGACAAGGCTGTGACTGACTCCCACAAAGCG gacCCCGCTCCCTCcgcctcctcccccctcccctcccttgaTGCAGTCCAAGATCTCTTCAAGCAGCACGCCAAGCCC GGGGGGGTGTGCGGAGCGGCCGAGCTGCAGGCTGTACTGAAGGGGGCAGTCCGGTGCGGAG CACTAGCGAACAGCGCAGAGGGATTCTGTCTGGAGCGCTGCAAGAGCATCGTCTCGCTGATGGAC ACTCGCGGATTCGGGAGGCTGGAGTGGGCGGAGTTTTGCGACCTCTGGGTGAAGTTCAGCAGGTGGACG GTGATCTTTGTGCATTTCGACAAGAACCAATCAGAATCCCTGGATTACCCTGAGATCATCCCAGCACTGCAGGGGGCAG GGCTGCAGGTGGATGACTTTGTGCTGCAGCTGATCGGCCTCCGATACACTGACCCGGACCGCACTGTCAGCTACCCAGCATTCCTGTGCTTTATGCTCAAACTGGACACCATGATCC GGAGATTCCAGACTCTGGACCAGCTGGGAAGTGGTTCGGTCAGCCTGAACTACCGGCAG TGGCTTCACATGACTATGTACAACTGA
- the zgc:85932 gene encoding calpain-1 catalytic subunit isoform X2, with translation MQAGGVSKVSGVRTHPILAQQNSGPKPTKPGPATELFVDPNFPLGVLDPRGEITWKRPKELCASPQFIMDGVSRTDICQGRLGDCWFLSAVSSLTLHQSLMNQVIPEGQGFGSGYTGRFTFKFWQYGHWQEVEIDDFLPTVKGELIFLHSREKGEFWSPLLEKAYAKLKGGYHALHLGFPHEALVDMTGGVTEEFHTGALPRDTARFLRQLLDKGSLINCANVGGPLEQRNGKGILFKHAYSVTGVAQVQAGGARVDLIRVRNPWGHTEWTGAWSDQDGAEWSQVSTAEQNRVQRVQLEDGEFWMSVSDFHENFTTVEVCHLSNSSLSESGSALQLWQCALHQGTWVRGISAGGPPQGTALYWLNPQFRLTLLEEDDDPNDPALTCSFLVALMQKNCRQQGAYLSIALHLYQVSPEQTYLSPIDLLKVRPVLYTPAYSAQREVVIRGRLAPGHYIIIPSTASANQEGEFILRVYTEKGNGATPADKAVTDSHKADPAPSASSPLPSLDAVQDLFKQHAKPGGVCGAAELQAVLKGAVRCGALANSAEGFCLERCKSIVSLMDTRGFGRLEWAEFCDLWVKFSRWTVIFVHFDKNQSESLDYPEIIPALQGAGLQVDDFVLQLIGLRYTDPDRTVSYPAFLCFMLKLDTMIRRFQTLDQLGSGSVSLNYRQWLHMTMYN, from the exons ATGCAg GCTGGTGGCGTTAGCAAGGTGTCCGGGGTCCGAACGCACCCTATCTTAGCTCAGCAGAATTCGGGTCCGAAACCAACCAAACCTGGACCAGCGACCGAACTGTTTGTGGACCCGAACTTCCCGCTCGGAGTGCTGGACCCCAGGGGTGAAATCACATGGAAACGACCAAAG gagcTCTGTGCCTCTCCCCAGTTCATCATGGATGGAGTGTCCCGGACTGACATCTGCCAGGGCAGACTGG GTGATTGCTGGTTCCTCTCCGCGGTCTCCTCCCTGACTCTTCACCAGTCCCTCATGAATCAGGTCATTCCGGAGGGACAGGGCTTTGGCAGCGGCTACACTGGCAGGTTCACCTTCAAG TTCTGGCAGTACGGGCACTGGCAGGAAGTGGAGATCGATGACTTCCTGCCCACAGTGAAGGGGGAGCTGATCTTCCTGCACTCCCGGGAGAAGGGCGAGTTCTGGAGCCCCCTGCTGGAGAAAGCGTACGCCAA gtTGAAAGGTGGCTACCACGCTCTGCACCTGGGCTTCCCTCACGAGGCACTGGTGGACATGACTGGTGGCGTGACAGAGGAGTTCCACACGGGGGCGCTGCCGAGAGACACAGCACGCTTCCTGAGGCAGCTCCTCGACAAAGGCTCCCTCATCAACTGTGCCAACGTCGGG GGTCCCCTGGAGCAGAGGAATGGGAAGGGCATCCTGTTCAAGCACGCCTACTCAGTGACGGGCGTGGCACAG GTGCAGGCGGGGGGCGCGCGGGTGGACCTGATTCGGGTTCGGAACCCCTGGGGTCACACGGAGTGGACAGGGGCCTGGAGCGATCAGGATGG tGCGGAGTGGTCTCAGGTCAGCACAGCTGAACAGAACCGGGTCCAGAGAGTCCAACTGGAGGATGGGGAGTTCTG gatGTCTGTGTCTGATTTCCATGAGAATTTCACCACAGTGGAGGTGTGTCACCTGAGCAATAGCAGCCTGTCTGAATCGGGTTCCGCCCTGCAGCTCTGGCAATGTGCCCTGCACCAGGGGACCTGGGTCCGGGGCATCTCCGCTGGGGGGCCCCCACAGGGCACAG CTCTGTACTGGTTGAACCCGCAGTTCCGACTGACCCTGCTGGAGGAGGACGATGATCCCAACGACCCCGCCCTGACCTGTAGCTTCCTGGTTGCTCTGATGCAGAAAAACTGCCGACAGCAGGGAGCTTACCTGAGCATCGCACTGCACCTGTACCAG GTGAGTCCGGAGCAGACGTACCTGTCCCCCATTGACCTCCTCAAAGTCCGCCCTGTCCTCTACACCCCGGCCTACTCTGCGCAGAGGGAGGTGGTGATTCGCGGTCGCCTGGCACCGGGGCATTACATCATCATCCCGTCCACCGCCTCGGCCAATCAGGAGGGAGAGTTCATCCTGCGCGTCTACACTGAGAAGGGCAACGGAGCAAC ACCTGCAGACAAGGCTGTGACTGACTCCCACAAAGCG gacCCCGCTCCCTCcgcctcctcccccctcccctcccttgaTGCAGTCCAAGATCTCTTCAAGCAGCACGCCAAGCCC GGGGGGGTGTGCGGAGCGGCCGAGCTGCAGGCTGTACTGAAGGGGGCAGTCCGGTGCGGAG CACTAGCGAACAGCGCAGAGGGATTCTGTCTGGAGCGCTGCAAGAGCATCGTCTCGCTGATGGAC ACTCGCGGATTCGGGAGGCTGGAGTGGGCGGAGTTTTGCGACCTCTGGGTGAAGTTCAGCAGGTGGACG GTGATCTTTGTGCATTTCGACAAGAACCAATCAGAATCCCTGGATTACCCTGAGATCATCCCAGCACTGCAGGGGGCAG GGCTGCAGGTGGATGACTTTGTGCTGCAGCTGATCGGCCTCCGATACACTGACCCGGACCGCACTGTCAGCTACCCAGCATTCCTGTGCTTTATGCTCAAACTGGACACCATGATCC GGAGATTCCAGACTCTGGACCAGCTGGGAAGTGGTTCGGTCAGCCTGAACTACCGGCAG TGGCTTCACATGACTATGTACAACTGA